The following coding sequences are from one Clostridioides difficile ATCC 9689 = DSM 1296 window:
- a CDS encoding ABC transporter ATP-binding protein — MFSIRNITKKLGKFKLNNINLELKEGDIVGIIGPNGSGKTTLIKIIMGIIDADEGEIELCNETIENSPISFKNNIGFVYDSLQFYPHLKVKEFRKIVSLFYKNFDRERFDEYLNKFDIEENMHIENLSKGQSEKLMLSSALSHNAKLLILDEPTAGIDPIVRTEIMQYLQDFVKNGSSSVIISTHNTDNLIKIADYLVFINRGNQIFTVKKELIEQEYKIIRANKAELEAIKESIVGVKEYKYYNEALVKVGDSLKVKSLLIEIDKHKVKNPTIEELMYYYVNEVR, encoded by the coding sequence GTGTTTAGCATAAGGAATATCACAAAAAAATTAGGAAAATTCAAGTTAAATAATATAAACTTAGAGTTAAAGGAAGGGGATATTGTTGGGATTATAGGACCAAATGGTTCGGGAAAAACGACTTTAATAAAAATTATAATGGGGATTATTGATGCAGATGAAGGTGAAATTGAACTTTGTAATGAAACTATTGAAAATTCTCCAATAAGTTTTAAAAACAATATTGGTTTTGTATATGATTCTTTACAATTTTATCCGCATTTAAAGGTTAAGGAATTTAGAAAAATAGTTTCTTTATTTTATAAGAATTTTGATAGAGAAAGGTTTGATGAATACCTTAATAAGTTTGATATAGAAGAAAATATGCATATTGAAAATTTATCTAAAGGTCAATCTGAAAAGCTTATGTTATCAAGTGCACTTAGTCACAATGCTAAGTTATTGATTTTGGATGAACCAACTGCTGGGATAGACCCAATTGTAAGAACTGAAATAATGCAGTACTTACAAGATTTTGTGAAAAATGGAAGTAGTAGTGTAATAATTTCTACTCATAATACTGATAATTTAATTAAAATTGCCGATTATCTTGTTTTTATAAATAGAGGAAATCAGATTTTTACTGTTAAGAAAGAATTAATAGAACAAGAATATAAGATAATTAGGGCAAATAAAGCAGAGTTAGAAGCAATTAAAGAAAGCATAGTTGGTGTGAAAGAGTATAAATATTATAATGAGGCACTTGTTAAAGTTGGAGATAGCTTGAAAGTAAAAAGCCTATTGATAGAAATTGATAAGCATAAGGTCAAAAATCCTACTATAGAAGAACTAATGTATTATTATGTAAATGAGGTGAGATGA
- a CDS encoding ABC-2 transporter permease yields the protein MFNLIRKDLIIGISSDGIRNLKYILLFFVFYFFLNSISYYTVSIVVSYLIFINTFECDYENDSRIFIRSMPVSIEDIVYSKYLLGVGLIISVTIIVSLLSKLTSLVFFRNMVLNDVFFSVNIFLAILTILLPLIFKFGYGKMKVCGFIVSILIYFVYGSLLKMISMIVYQVKHFNYSKVGGVYLSNYVTDIANTKYINLYSMTFLTIIIFIISMYFSIKISKKNKFNY from the coding sequence ATGTTCAATTTAATAAGAAAAGATTTAATAATAGGGATTAGTTCAGATGGTATCCGTAATTTAAAGTACATATTGCTATTTTTTGTGTTTTATTTTTTCCTTAATTCAATTTCATATTATACAGTAAGTATTGTTGTTAGTTATTTGATATTTATAAATACGTTTGAGTGTGATTATGAAAATGATTCAAGGATTTTTATAAGGAGTATGCCAGTTAGTATAGAAGATATAGTTTACTCAAAATATTTATTAGGTGTAGGATTAATAATTTCTGTAACAATAATTGTGTCCTTACTAAGTAAATTGACATCACTAGTGTTCTTTAGAAATATGGTTTTAAATGATGTATTTTTTTCTGTAAATATATTTTTAGCAATTTTGACGATTTTACTGCCTTTAATTTTTAAGTTTGGATATGGAAAAATGAAAGTTTGTGGTTTTATAGTAAGTATTTTAATTTACTTTGTATATGGAAGTCTTTTGAAGATGATTAGTATGATTGTATATCAAGTAAAGCATTTTAATTATAGTAAAGTTGGAGGAGTATATCTTTCAAATTATGTAACTGATATAGCTAATACTAAGTATATAAATTTATATAGTATGACATTTTTAACAATAATAATTTTTATAATATCAATGTATTTTTCTATTAAGATTTCAAAAAAGAATAAGTTTAATTATTAA
- a CDS encoding YbaK/EbsC family protein → MSISNVREYFKQFGKEDSILEFEQSSATVELAAEAAGVIPARIAKTLSFKIGDDAILIVTAGDAKIDNKKYKAEFNCKAKMLTPEEVLEFTGHAIGGVCPFGLKNSIKVYLDDSMKRFDTVFPACGSSNSAIELTCEEMEKFSKCEKWVDVCKNW, encoded by the coding sequence ATGTCAATAAGTAATGTAAGAGAGTATTTTAAACAATTTGGCAAGGAAGACAGTATCTTAGAATTTGAACAATCTAGTGCTACTGTGGAACTTGCAGCTGAAGCAGCTGGGGTTATTCCAGCAAGAATAGCTAAGACACTCTCATTTAAAATAGGAGATGATGCAATTTTAATTGTGACAGCTGGTGATGCTAAGATTGATAATAAGAAGTATAAGGCTGAATTTAATTGTAAGGCTAAAATGTTGACACCAGAAGAAGTCTTGGAGTTTACTGGACATGCTATTGGTGGAGTCTGTCCATTTGGTTTAAAAAATTCTATAAAAGTCTATTTAGATGATTCAATGAAAAGATTTGATACAGTATTTCCTGCATGTGGCAGTAGTAACTCTGCAATAGAACTTACATGTGAAGAAATGGAGAAGTTTTCTAAGTGTGAAAAATGGGTAGATGTTTGTAAGAATTGGTAA
- a CDS encoding acyl-CoA dehydrogenase — MDLNSKKYQMLKELYVSFAENEVKPLATELDEEERFPYETVEKMAKAGMMGIPYPKEYGGEGGDTVGYIMAVEELSRVCGTTGVILSAHTSLGSWPIYQYGNEEQKQKFLRPLASGEKLGAFGLTEPNAGTDASGQQTTAVLDGDEYILNGSKIFITNAIAGDIYVVMAMTDKSKGNKGISAFIVEKGTPGFSFGVKEKKMGIRGSATSELIFEDCRIPKENLLGKEGQGFKIAMSTLDGGRIGIAAQALGLAQGALDETVKYVKERVQFGRPLSKFQNTQFQLADMEVKVQAARHLVYQAAINKDLGKPYGVEAAMAKLFAAETAMEVTTKAVQLHGGYGYTRDYPVERMMRDAKITEIYEGTSEVQRMVISGKLLK, encoded by the coding sequence ATGGATTTAAATTCTAAAAAATATCAGATGCTTAAAGAGCTATATGTAAGCTTCGCTGAAAATGAAGTTAAACCTTTAGCAACAGAACTTGATGAAGAAGAAAGATTTCCTTATGAAACAGTGGAAAAAATGGCAAAAGCAGGAATGATGGGTATACCATATCCAAAAGAATATGGTGGAGAAGGTGGAGACACTGTAGGATATATAATGGCAGTTGAAGAATTGTCTAGAGTTTGTGGTACTACAGGAGTTATATTATCAGCTCATACATCTCTTGGCTCATGGCCTATATATCAATATGGTAATGAAGAACAAAAACAAAAATTCTTAAGACCACTAGCAAGTGGAGAAAAATTAGGAGCATTTGGTCTTACTGAGCCTAATGCTGGTACAGATGCGTCTGGCCAACAAACAACTGCTGTTTTAGACGGGGATGAATACATACTTAATGGCTCAAAAATATTTATAACAAACGCAATAGCTGGTGACATATATGTAGTAATGGCAATGACTGATAAATCTAAGGGGAACAAAGGAATATCAGCATTTATAGTTGAAAAAGGAACTCCTGGGTTTAGCTTTGGAGTTAAAGAAAAGAAAATGGGTATAAGAGGTTCAGCTACGAGTGAATTAATATTTGAGGATTGCAGAATACCTAAAGAAAATTTACTTGGAAAAGAAGGTCAAGGATTTAAGATAGCAATGTCTACTCTTGATGGTGGTAGAATTGGTATAGCTGCACAAGCTTTAGGTTTAGCACAAGGTGCTCTTGATGAAACTGTTAAATATGTAAAAGAAAGAGTACAATTTGGTAGACCATTATCAAAATTCCAAAATACACAATTCCAATTAGCTGATATGGAAGTTAAGGTACAAGCGGCTAGACACCTTGTATATCAAGCAGCTATAAATAAAGACTTAGGAAAACCTTATGGAGTAGAAGCAGCAATGGCAAAATTATTTGCAGCTGAAACAGCTATGGAAGTTACTACAAAAGCTGTACAACTTCATGGAGGATATGGATACACTCGTGACTATCCAGTAGAAAGAATGATGAGAGATGCTAAGATAACTGAAATATATGAAGGAACTAGTGAAGTTCAAAGAATGGTTATTTCAGGAAAACTATTAAAATAG
- a CDS encoding electron transfer flavoprotein subunit beta/FixA family protein, producing MNIVVCIKQVPDTTEVKLDPNTGTLIRDGVPSIINPDDKAGLEEAIKLKEEMGAHVTVITMGPPQADMALKEALAMGADRGILLTDRAFAGADTWATSSALAGALKNIDFDIIIAGRQAIDGDTAQVGPQIAEHLNLPSITYAEEIKTEGEYVLVKRQFEDCCHDLKVKMPCLITTLKDMNTPRYMKVGRIYDAFENDVVETWTVKDIEVDPSNLGLKGSPTSVFKSFTKSVKPAGTIYNEDAKTSAGIIIDKLKEKYII from the coding sequence ATGAATATAGTCGTTTGTATAAAACAAGTTCCAGATACAACAGAAGTTAAACTAGATCCTAATACAGGTACTTTAATTAGAGATGGAGTACCAAGTATAATAAACCCTGATGATAAAGCAGGTTTAGAAGAAGCTATAAAATTAAAAGAAGAAATGGGTGCTCATGTAACTGTTATAACAATGGGACCTCCTCAAGCAGATATGGCTTTAAAAGAAGCTTTAGCAATGGGTGCAGATAGAGGTATATTATTAACAGATAGAGCATTTGCAGGTGCTGATACTTGGGCAACTTCATCAGCATTAGCAGGAGCATTAAAAAATATAGATTTTGATATTATAATAGCTGGAAGACAGGCGATAGATGGAGATACTGCACAAGTTGGACCTCAAATAGCTGAACATTTAAATCTTCCATCAATAACATATGCTGAAGAAATAAAAACTGAAGGTGAATATGTATTAGTAAAAAGACAATTTGAAGATTGTTGCCATGACTTAAAAGTTAAAATGCCATGCCTTATAACAACTCTTAAAGATATGAACACACCAAGATACATGAAAGTTGGAAGAATATATGATGCTTTCGAAAATGATGTAGTAGAAACATGGACTGTAAAAGATATAGAAGTTGACCCTTCTAATTTAGGTCTTAAAGGTTCTCCAACTAGTGTATTTAAATCATTTACAAAATCAGTTAAACCAGCTGGTACAATATACAATGAAGATGCGAAAACATCAGCTGGAATTATCATAGATAAATTAAAAGAGAAGTATATCATATAA